In Corynebacterium nuruki S6-4, the following proteins share a genomic window:
- the tkt gene encoding transketolase, protein MTLPPELEARTVRHYPDDWTELDTRAVDTARVLAADAVEKVGSGHPGTAMSLAPLAYTLYQRVLRHDPADTRWAGRDRFVLSAGHSSLTQYIQLYLGGFGLELEDLESLRTWGSKTPGHPEVGETAGVEITTGPLGQGLASAVGMAMAARRERGLFDPAAPAGESPFDHRIYVIASDGDMQEGVTAEASSLAGTQQLGNLIVFWDDNSISIEDDTEIAFTEDVVARYASYGWQTLEANAEDVTGILAAVSAAQADTDRPSFIRIRSVIGYPAPTKMNTGGVHGAALGGDEVAGVKEALGFDPAQNFAVADEVIAHTRGLRDRAAADHAAWQERFDAWAAANPENKALFDRLSARELPAGFDADLPTWDAGESLATRKASEAALQALGATLPELWGGSADLAGSTNTIIKGSPSFGPESISTDAWTAEPYGRNLHFGIREHGMGAILNGIALHGGTRPYGATFLQFADYMRGAVRLGALMSTDVYYVWTHDSIGLGEDGPTHQPVEHLAALRAIPNLSVIRPADANEAVQAWAAALKAPAAPKALILTRQGVPVLEGTADRAAEGVARGAYVLVESSTEVPQVILLGTGSEVQLAVEAAAALESEGIGTRVVSVPCMEWFEAQDAAYRESVLPAAVTARVSVEAGIAMPWKAYTGLTGRNISLEHFGASADYKTLFREFGITAEAVAAAARELV, encoded by the coding sequence GTGACTCTCCCCCCGGAACTCGAGGCCCGTACCGTCCGGCACTACCCGGACGACTGGACCGAGCTGGACACCCGGGCGGTGGACACCGCCCGCGTCCTGGCGGCGGACGCCGTCGAGAAGGTCGGGTCGGGCCACCCCGGCACCGCGATGTCCCTGGCCCCGTTGGCCTACACCCTCTACCAGCGGGTGCTGCGCCACGATCCGGCGGACACCCGCTGGGCCGGTCGCGACCGGTTCGTCCTGTCGGCCGGCCACAGCTCGCTGACCCAGTACATCCAGCTCTACCTCGGCGGTTTCGGTCTGGAGCTCGAGGATCTCGAGTCGCTGCGGACCTGGGGCTCGAAGACCCCGGGCCACCCCGAGGTCGGTGAGACCGCCGGTGTGGAGATCACCACCGGTCCGCTCGGCCAGGGCCTGGCCTCCGCCGTGGGCATGGCGATGGCCGCCCGCCGGGAGCGCGGCCTGTTCGATCCGGCCGCCCCCGCCGGCGAGTCCCCCTTCGACCACCGCATCTACGTCATCGCCTCCGACGGGGACATGCAGGAGGGCGTGACCGCCGAGGCGTCCTCGCTCGCGGGCACCCAGCAGCTCGGCAACCTCATCGTGTTCTGGGACGACAACTCGATCTCCATCGAGGACGACACGGAGATCGCCTTCACCGAGGATGTCGTCGCCCGCTACGCCTCCTACGGCTGGCAGACGCTCGAGGCGAACGCCGAGGACGTCACCGGCATCCTGGCCGCCGTCAGCGCGGCGCAGGCGGACACCGACCGCCCGAGCTTCATCCGCATCCGGTCGGTCATCGGCTACCCCGCCCCGACGAAGATGAACACCGGCGGCGTGCACGGTGCCGCCCTGGGCGGTGACGAGGTCGCCGGCGTCAAGGAGGCGCTCGGGTTCGACCCGGCGCAGAATTTCGCCGTCGCCGACGAGGTCATCGCCCACACCCGCGGCCTGCGTGACCGCGCCGCCGCCGACCACGCCGCCTGGCAGGAGCGGTTCGACGCCTGGGCCGCCGCCAACCCGGAGAACAAGGCCCTGTTCGACCGGCTGTCCGCCCGGGAACTCCCGGCCGGCTTCGACGCCGACCTGCCGACCTGGGACGCCGGCGAATCGCTCGCCACCCGTAAGGCCTCCGAGGCCGCCCTCCAGGCGCTCGGCGCCACCCTGCCGGAGCTGTGGGGCGGCTCGGCCGACCTCGCCGGGTCCACCAACACCATCATCAAGGGCTCCCCGTCCTTCGGTCCGGAGTCCATCTCCACCGACGCCTGGACCGCCGAGCCCTACGGCCGCAACCTCCACTTCGGTATCCGCGAGCACGGCATGGGCGCGATCCTCAACGGTATCGCCCTGCACGGCGGTACCCGGCCCTACGGTGCGACCTTCCTCCAGTTCGCCGACTACATGCGCGGTGCGGTCCGCCTCGGCGCCCTGATGAGCACCGACGTCTACTACGTGTGGACCCACGACTCGATCGGTCTGGGCGAGGACGGCCCGACCCACCAGCCGGTCGAGCACCTGGCCGCGCTGCGCGCCATCCCGAACCTGTCGGTCATCCGCCCGGCGGACGCCAACGAGGCCGTGCAGGCCTGGGCCGCCGCACTGAAGGCCCCGGCCGCGCCGAAGGCCCTCATCCTCACCCGGCAGGGCGTGCCGGTGCTCGAGGGCACCGCGGACAGGGCCGCCGAGGGTGTCGCCCGCGGCGCCTACGTCCTCGTCGAGTCCTCCACCGAGGTCCCGCAGGTCATCCTGCTCGGCACCGGCTCCGAGGTGCAGCTCGCCGTCGAGGCCGCCGCCGCCCTGGAGTCCGAGGGCATCGGCACCCGGGTCGTCTCGGTGCCGTGCATGGAGTGGTTCGAGGCGCAGGACGCCGCCTACCGCGAGTCGGTCCTGCCCGCCGCCGTCACCGCCCGCGTGTCGGTCGAGGCCGGGATCGCCATGCCGTGGAAGGCGTACACCGGGCTCACCGGCCGCAACATCTCCCTGGAGCACTTCGGTGCCTCCGCCGACTACAAGACCCTGTTCCGCGAGTTCGGCATCACCGCGGAGGCCGTCGCCGCCGCGGCCCGCGAACTCGTCTAG
- the tal gene encoding transaldolase: MTSSTSTTPVDALSAAGTSVWLDDLSRDRIRSGNLADLIAGSGIVGVTTNPAIFAAAMSQGTAYDDQIAELKEAGADVTDAVFAMAVDDVRNACDIFADTYSATDGVDGRVSIEVDPRLAQDPAATVRQAEELAERVGRPNVMIKIPATEVCLPAITEVLAKGISVNVTLIFSVARYRQVIAAFLDGITAARDNGHDLSTIHSVASFFVSRVDTEIDRRLDRADTPAAAALKGKAGVANARLAYQAFTDDLLQDARWADLAAAGAHVQRPLWASTSVKNPDYPDTLYVTGLVGPHTVNTMPENTLTATLDHAEVTGDTLSGTGDEAGRVFADLVATGIDLDDVFTVLETEGVDKFVASWQELLDTIGERL; encoded by the coding sequence ATGACCTCCTCGACCTCCACCACCCCGGTCGACGCGCTGTCCGCCGCCGGCACCTCGGTCTGGCTCGACGACCTGTCCCGCGACCGGATCCGCAGCGGTAACCTCGCTGACCTGATCGCCGGCTCCGGCATCGTCGGCGTCACCACCAACCCGGCGATCTTCGCCGCCGCGATGTCGCAGGGCACCGCCTACGACGACCAGATCGCCGAGCTGAAGGAGGCCGGCGCCGACGTCACCGACGCGGTCTTCGCCATGGCCGTCGACGACGTGCGGAACGCCTGCGACATCTTCGCCGACACCTACTCCGCCACCGACGGGGTGGACGGCCGGGTGTCCATCGAGGTGGATCCCCGGCTCGCCCAGGATCCCGCCGCCACCGTGCGGCAGGCGGAGGAACTCGCGGAGCGGGTGGGGCGTCCCAACGTGATGATCAAGATCCCCGCCACCGAGGTCTGCCTCCCGGCGATCACCGAGGTCCTCGCCAAGGGCATCAGCGTGAACGTCACGCTGATCTTCTCGGTGGCCCGCTACCGGCAGGTCATCGCCGCCTTCCTCGACGGCATCACCGCCGCCCGGGACAACGGCCACGACCTGTCCACCATCCACTCGGTGGCGAGCTTCTTCGTCTCCCGGGTGGACACCGAGATCGACCGTCGGCTCGACCGGGCCGACACCCCGGCCGCCGCCGCGCTGAAGGGGAAGGCCGGGGTGGCGAACGCCCGCCTGGCCTACCAGGCGTTCACCGACGACCTGCTGCAGGACGCCCGGTGGGCGGACCTCGCCGCCGCCGGGGCGCACGTCCAGCGCCCGCTGTGGGCCTCCACCTCGGTGAAGAACCCGGACTACCCGGACACCCTCTACGTCACCGGGCTCGTCGGACCGCACACCGTCAACACGATGCCGGAGAACACCCTCACCGCGACCCTCGACCACGCCGAGGTCACCGGTGACACGCTCAGCGGCACAGGCGACGAGGCGGGCCGGGTCTTCGCCGACCTCGTCGCCACGGGCATCGACCTCGACGACGTCTTCACGGTGCTGGAGACCGAGGGTGTCGACAAGTTCGTCGCCTCCTGGCAGGAACTGCTCGACACCATCGGGGAGCGGCTGTGA